One window of Mastacembelus armatus chromosome 20, fMasArm1.2, whole genome shotgun sequence genomic DNA carries:
- the LOC113121892 gene encoding RAC-beta serine/threonine-protein kinase-like isoform X2, producing the protein MNEVSVVREGWLHKRGEYIKTWRPRYFILKSDGSFVGYKEKPEVSGDHSLPPLNNFSVAECQLMKTERPRPNTFIIRCLQWTSVIERTFHVDSNEERETWMQSIQAVANSLKSQQQDEEPMDIKFGSPSDSSGTEDMDIAVCKSRTKVTMSDFDYLKLLGKGTFGKVILVKEKATGTYYAMKILRKEVIIAKDEVAHTVTESRVLQNTRHPFLTTLKYAFQTHDRLCFVMEYANGGELFFHLSRDRVFTEDRARFYGAEIVSALEYLHSRDVVYRDLKLENLMLDKDGHIKITDFGLCKEGITDGATMKTFCGTPEYLAPEVLEDNDYGRAVDWWGLGVVMYEMMCGRLPFYNQDHERLFELILMEEIRFPKNLAPEAKALLAGLLKKDPKQRLGGGPDDAKEVMSHKFFTSINWQDVTEKRVSSFHLSNPRSHQRQTHATSTMSSRHRVLR; encoded by the exons TCGTTACTTCATCCTGAAGAGTGACGGCTCCTTCGTCGGCTACAAAGAGAAGCCCGAGGTGTCCGGTGACCACAGCCTCCCGCCCCTCAACAACTTCTCCGTCGCAG agTGCCAGCTAATGAAAACGGAGCGCCCCAGACCCAACACCTTCATCATCCGCTGCCTGCAGTGGACCTCAGTGATTGAGCGCACCTTCCACGTGGACAGCAACGAGGAGCG GGAGACATGGATGCAGTCGATCCAGGCGGTGGCGAACAGCCTGAAGAGTCAGCAGCAGGATGAGGAGCCCATGGACATCAAGTTTGGCTCCCCAAGCGACAGCAGCGGCACAGAGGACATGGACATTGCTGTGTGCAAATCCCGCACAAAAGTG ACCATGAGTGATTTTGACTACCTGAAGCTGTTGGGCAAAGGGACGTTTGGTAAAGTGATCCTGGTGAAGGAGAAAGCCACTGGGACGTACTACGCCATGAAGATCCTCCGCAAAGAAGTCATCATTGCTAAA gatGAGGTGGCACACACGGTTACAGAAAGCAGAGTTCTCCAAAACACACGACATCCATTTCTAACG ACactaaaatatgcatttcaaACACACGACCGACTGTGCTTTGTCATGGAGTATGCAAACGGGGGAGAG CTCTTCTTTCACTTATCACGAGACAGAGTGTTCACAGAGGACAGAGCACGGTTCTACGGAGCAGAGATAGTGTCAGCGCTGGAGTACCTACACTCTCGCGATGTAGTTTACAGGGATCTAAAG CTGGAGAACCTCATGTTAGACAAGGATGGCCACATAAAGATAACAGACTTTGGGTTATGTAAAGAAGGGATCACAGATGGAGCCACAATGAAAACCTTCTGTGGAACCCCAGAGTACCTGGCACCAGAG GTGCTGGAGGACAATGACTACGGACGGGCGGTGGACTGGTGGGGCCTGGGGGTGGTCATGTATGAGATGATGTGTGGTCGGCTGCCCTTCTACAACCAGGACCACGAGCGTCTGTTTGAGCTCATCCTCATGGAGGAGATCCGCTTCCCCAAGAATCTGGCTCCTGAGGCCAAGGCCCTGCTGGCTGGTCTGCTCAAAAAGGATCCCAAACAAAG GCTGGGAGGAGGACCAGACGACGCCAAAGAAGTGATGAGCCATAAGTTCTTCACCTCCATCAACTGGCAGGACGTCACTGAAAAAAGGGTGAG CTCATTCCACCTTTCAAACCCCAGGTCAcatcagagacagacacacgCTACTTCGACGATGAGTTCACGGCACAGAGTATTACGATAA
- the LOC113121892 gene encoding RAC-beta serine/threonine-protein kinase-like isoform X1: MNEVSVVREGWLHKRGEYIKTWRPRYFILKSDGSFVGYKEKPEVSGDHSLPPLNNFSVAECQLMKTERPRPNTFIIRCLQWTSVIERTFHVDSNEERETWMQSIQAVANSLKSQQQDEEPMDIKFGSPSDSSGTEDMDIAVCKSRTKVTMSDFDYLKLLGKGTFGKVILVKEKATGTYYAMKILRKEVIIAKDEVAHTVTESRVLQNTRHPFLTTLKYAFQTHDRLCFVMEYANGGELFFHLSRDRVFTEDRARFYGAEIVSALEYLHSRDVVYRDLKLENLMLDKDGHIKITDFGLCKEGITDGATMKTFCGTPEYLAPEVLEDNDYGRAVDWWGLGVVMYEMMCGRLPFYNQDHERLFELILMEEIRFPKNLAPEAKALLAGLLKKDPKQRLGGGPDDAKEVMSHKFFTSINWQDVTEKRLIPPFKPQVTSETDTRYFDDEFTAQSITITPPDKYDSLDAEDSDQRTHFPQFSYSASVRE, encoded by the exons TCGTTACTTCATCCTGAAGAGTGACGGCTCCTTCGTCGGCTACAAAGAGAAGCCCGAGGTGTCCGGTGACCACAGCCTCCCGCCCCTCAACAACTTCTCCGTCGCAG agTGCCAGCTAATGAAAACGGAGCGCCCCAGACCCAACACCTTCATCATCCGCTGCCTGCAGTGGACCTCAGTGATTGAGCGCACCTTCCACGTGGACAGCAACGAGGAGCG GGAGACATGGATGCAGTCGATCCAGGCGGTGGCGAACAGCCTGAAGAGTCAGCAGCAGGATGAGGAGCCCATGGACATCAAGTTTGGCTCCCCAAGCGACAGCAGCGGCACAGAGGACATGGACATTGCTGTGTGCAAATCCCGCACAAAAGTG ACCATGAGTGATTTTGACTACCTGAAGCTGTTGGGCAAAGGGACGTTTGGTAAAGTGATCCTGGTGAAGGAGAAAGCCACTGGGACGTACTACGCCATGAAGATCCTCCGCAAAGAAGTCATCATTGCTAAA gatGAGGTGGCACACACGGTTACAGAAAGCAGAGTTCTCCAAAACACACGACATCCATTTCTAACG ACactaaaatatgcatttcaaACACACGACCGACTGTGCTTTGTCATGGAGTATGCAAACGGGGGAGAG CTCTTCTTTCACTTATCACGAGACAGAGTGTTCACAGAGGACAGAGCACGGTTCTACGGAGCAGAGATAGTGTCAGCGCTGGAGTACCTACACTCTCGCGATGTAGTTTACAGGGATCTAAAG CTGGAGAACCTCATGTTAGACAAGGATGGCCACATAAAGATAACAGACTTTGGGTTATGTAAAGAAGGGATCACAGATGGAGCCACAATGAAAACCTTCTGTGGAACCCCAGAGTACCTGGCACCAGAG GTGCTGGAGGACAATGACTACGGACGGGCGGTGGACTGGTGGGGCCTGGGGGTGGTCATGTATGAGATGATGTGTGGTCGGCTGCCCTTCTACAACCAGGACCACGAGCGTCTGTTTGAGCTCATCCTCATGGAGGAGATCCGCTTCCCCAAGAATCTGGCTCCTGAGGCCAAGGCCCTGCTGGCTGGTCTGCTCAAAAAGGATCCCAAACAAAG GCTGGGAGGAGGACCAGACGACGCCAAAGAAGTGATGAGCCATAAGTTCTTCACCTCCATCAACTGGCAGGACGTCACTGAAAAAAGG CTCATTCCACCTTTCAAACCCCAGGTCAcatcagagacagacacacgCTACTTCGACGATGAGTTCACGGCACAGAGTATTACGATAACTCCTCCAGACAAGT ATGACAGTTTAGATGCAGAGGACTCAGACCAGCGtacacacttccctcagttctccTACTCTGCCAGCGTACGTGAATGA
- the slc22a17 gene encoding solute carrier family 22 member 17, with amino-acid sequence MMSLDSPPLVSPSSCPDPPLSLPSSPVPSSPAPSSSSFPAPHVLPSTGEVMVLALGKKKQRMLIALSILPNLFLAFLLSSDPLLTFSPPHHCHLPGSLASPELLNTSLPWEKGQRPGDSGGPSQCKQYSNGSQSAVVDCEAGWDYNATEGLRNNIVTEWDLVCGQYWLVPVEEVCFILGVLTGCLGLGYAADRLGRSKTLLISLALSVMFGVLVCVSPYPSIFIVMRFCLAAASAGVYLTLYITRLEMCEPSLRLLVTMLAGLMTVAGELLLLAVALGCQSWRGLLGAGAAPLTLFLSYGIPGVFPESSRWLLLSERSADVNSFSERRNSNRDVRDDESFTELDSELAPSSHPHLSFPELFHSRNIWKNMCVLGFTSFISHGISHCYSSFRGDVRGTSPSFYWMYLLSVCAGGGAWLLLWATVDRCGRRGILLLSMTLTGLASLILLGLMEYLSEMAITVFSVLGLFSSQATASLCIFFTAEIMPTIIRGSGVGAVLALGCVGRLTSPLIDLRNHYGYFLHHVVYSSLALLAVLSILLLPESKRKVLPQTLADGEQYRRPPLGRRRRDNVPLLATPNPET; translated from the exons ATGATGTCCCTGGACTCTCCTCCTCTAGTCTCGCCCTCCTCGTGCCCCGATCCCCCTCTGTCCCTGCCTTCCTCCCCGGTGCCGTCTTCCCCggccccttcctcctcctccttcccagCCCCACATGTGCTGCCTTCCACAGGGGAGGTGATGGTCCTGGCTCTGGGCAAGAAGAAGCAGAGGATGCTGATCGCTCTGTCCATCCTGCCCAACCTCTTCCTGGCCTTTCTGCTCTCGTCTGACCCCCTCCTCACCTTCTCCCCTCCCCACCACTGCCACCTGCCAGGGTCCCTGGCCTCACCTGAGCTACTAAACACCTCCCTCCCCTGGGAGAAGGGGCAGAGGCCCGGAGACAGCGGGGGCCCATCCCAGTGCAAGCAGTACTCCAACGGCAGTCAGTCTGCTGTGGTGGACTGTGAGGCGGGCTGGGACTACAACGCCACAGAGGGCTTGAGGAACAACATTGTAACTGAG TGGGATCTGGTGTGTGGTCAGTACTGGCTGGTCCCAGTAGAGGAGGTTTGCTTCATCTTGGGGGTTCTGACTGGCTGCCTGGGCCTGGGCTACGCTGCTGACAG GCTGGGCAGGTCTAAGACTCTGCTGATCTCCTTGGCCCTGTCGGTGATGTTCGGGGTGCTGGTCTGTGTCTCTCCATACCCCTCAATCTTCATCGTCATGCGTTTCTGTCTGGCAGCTGCCAGTGCGGGGGTCTACCTTACTCTGTACATCACCC GCCTGGAGATGTGTGAGCCTTCTCTGAGGCTGCTGGTGACCATGCTCGCTGGGCTGATGACAGTAGctggagagctgctgctgctggccgTCGCTCTAGGCTGCCAGTCCTGGAGGGGTCTGCTGGGAGCCGGGGCCGCACCGCTAACACTGTTTCTCAGCTATGG GATTCCTGGGGTATTTCCAGAGTCTTCTCGCTGGCTCCTCCTGTCAGAGCGATCTGCAGATGTGAACTCATTCAGTGAGAGAAGAAACTCCAACAGAGATGTCAGAGATGATGAGAGCTTTACAG AGCTGGATTCAGAGTTGGCCCCCTCTTCACACCCCCACCTGTCCTTCCCTGAACTCTTTCACAGCAGGAACATCTGGAAGAACATGTGTGTGCTGGGCTTCACCTC GTTCATCTCTCATGGCATCAGTCACTGTTACAGCTCTTTCCGAGGGGACGTTAGAGGCACCTCCCCCAGCTTCTACTGGATGTacctgctgtctgtgtgtgcaggtggagGCGCCTGGCTGTTGCTCTGGGCAACGGTGGACAGGTGTGGTCGCCGTGGTATCCTGCTCCTTTCCATGACGCTGACGGGGCTGGCATCTTTGATCCTCCTGGGACTCATGGAGT ATCTCAGTGAGATGGCCATCACAGTTTTCTCGGTGCTGGGGCTGTTTTCCTCTCAGGCCACTGCCTccctctgcatcttcttcactGCAGAGATCATGCCCACCATCATCAG gGGCAGTGGTGTCGGTGCCGTTCTTGCCCTTGGCTGTGTGGGCCGGCTTACCTCACCACTCATAGACCTGAGGAACCATTACGGATACTTCCTACACCACGTGGTCTACTCATCTCTGGCGCTGCTGGCTGTGCTGTccatcctgctgctgcctgaGAGCAAGAGGAAGGTGCTGCCCCAGACTCTGGCTGATGGGGAGCAGTACAGGCGCCCTCCGCTGGGCCGGAGGAGGAGGGACAATGTGCCGCTGCTCGCTACACCCAACCCAGAGACCTAA